The following proteins come from a genomic window of Flavobacterium eburneipallidum:
- a CDS encoding peptidylprolyl isomerase produces the protein MKTKIFLFILLGMLNMQAQTAKKPVTTKKPATTTAKPKTVAKPAPKTTVAPEGIFATITTNKGSIVVALEYKKTPVTVANFISLAEGKNTFVSDAKLKGKPFYDGLKFHRVIADFMIQGGDPSGNGSGGPGYKFKDEFTDLQFDKGGILAMANAGPTTNGSQFFITHKDTPWLNGKHTIFGHVTKGMEIVNAIAQDDVILKITITRKGAAALAFNAPKVFADYYANKDEEAKKQAAIDEENKKKQAAIEAENKRIYFEKYGSVIAAKKNYIAETKATATTTPSGVSYKITQKGSDVKPANGTTVNISYAGYLEDGTLFDSNFSDVAKSYGIYDANRDAQGGYKPFPFETGQKNMIPGFLEGLNQLSFGDKAIVFIPSSLAYGENGAGNVIPPNANLIFEIEMTEIKAEVKQ, from the coding sequence ATGAAAACTAAAATATTTTTATTCATATTGCTGGGAATGCTAAATATGCAAGCGCAAACAGCTAAAAAACCAGTAACAACCAAAAAACCGGCAACCACAACTGCAAAACCAAAAACAGTAGCAAAGCCAGCACCAAAAACAACAGTAGCTCCTGAAGGCATTTTTGCCACAATTACTACTAATAAAGGAAGCATTGTGGTAGCATTAGAATACAAAAAAACACCTGTAACGGTAGCCAACTTCATCTCATTGGCCGAAGGAAAAAACACTTTTGTTAGCGATGCTAAACTAAAAGGAAAACCTTTTTATGACGGATTAAAATTTCACCGTGTAATTGCTGATTTCATGATTCAAGGAGGAGATCCTTCCGGAAATGGATCAGGTGGACCGGGTTATAAATTCAAAGATGAGTTTACCGATTTGCAATTTGACAAAGGAGGAATTCTAGCTATGGCCAATGCTGGACCAACCACTAACGGAAGTCAGTTTTTTATCACCCACAAAGACACACCTTGGTTAAATGGCAAACACACCATTTTTGGTCATGTAACCAAAGGAATGGAAATTGTCAATGCGATAGCACAAGACGATGTAATTTTAAAAATTACCATTACCCGAAAAGGAGCCGCTGCTTTAGCCTTTAACGCACCAAAAGTATTTGCTGATTATTATGCTAACAAGGACGAAGAAGCTAAAAAACAAGCCGCTATAGACGAAGAAAACAAGAAAAAACAAGCCGCAATTGAAGCCGAAAACAAACGAATTTATTTTGAAAAATACGGAAGCGTAATCGCTGCTAAAAAAAACTATATAGCCGAAACAAAGGCCACTGCTACCACAACTCCATCAGGTGTATCGTATAAAATCACTCAAAAAGGAAGCGATGTAAAACCTGCCAACGGAACAACTGTTAACATCAGTTATGCTGGCTATTTAGAAGATGGAACTTTATTTGACAGTAATTTTTCAGATGTGGCTAAAAGCTACGGAATATATGATGCCAACAGAGATGCGCAAGGCGGTTACAAACCCTTTCCTTTTGAAACTGGACAAAAAAACATGATTCCTGGATTTCTTGAAGGATTAAATCAGTTGTCATTTGGCGACAAAGCCATTGTATTCATACCATCAAGTCTTGCTTATGGTGAAAATGGTGCTGGAAATGTGATACCGCCAAATGCTAATTTGATTTTCGAAATCGAAATGACTGAAATCAAAGCTGAAGTAAAACAATAA